In Mustelus asterias chromosome 16, sMusAst1.hap1.1, whole genome shotgun sequence, one DNA window encodes the following:
- the LOC144505438 gene encoding protocadherin gamma-C5-like — protein MANSQSNDASAFKTFAIFFLVYMPDLIAGQIRYSIPEELEQDTFIGNIARDLELNVRQLSARKFRLASDNGKQYLKVNLDNGVLSIRERINREYICGSVATCVLPFEIVIENPFEMYRGEVEILDINDNSPRFADNTISLQMAESIAPGVSFPLESAQDPDTGINTVAAYTISPNEHFGLNMQTTEDGLKIAELLLEKPLDREQQSSYQLMLTATDGGSPQRSGTVQILITVLDSNDNPPVFDRAIYRSSLTENAPRGTLVIKVNANDLDDGPNAEVTYSFSKLASSAVRELFSLDPQTGEIRVERTLDFEKTKSYSLDIQAVDNGSPAIAGHSKVLIKVTDVNDNAPEIKVTSVSTTVAEDAGPGTLISLINVIDEDSGENGQVHCQIPKNIPFKLQSSSSNHYKLITSGMLDRETVSMYNIHVLASDSASPPLSTNKTIHVSVSDINDNAPRFMQMLYTVYVMENNLPGASVFAVTALDLDTDQNSFVSYAMEAGTIQGLPASSIISVNSNNGDIYALLSFDYEQLKNFQIQVQARDAGVPSLSSSAALNVIILDQNDNAPVIVSPSAQSGSAAVEIVPQSAGQGYLVTQIVATDADSGQNSRLHYQVLKATDPSLFSVGLNSGEIRTARRILEKDASTQSLVILVKDNGQPSLSSTVTILFSMLANVSERFSESSNLIRNPEYATDLNLYLIIALGSTTLIFLVTIIFLVGIKCKQDRNIIEGYNSPLCCCRGEDSNYMYAERQGRMDDLNYTGVGEIAAEPYHYTVCLSPESSKTDFLFLKPYISPLPQEKC, from the coding sequence ATGGCCAATTCGCAGAGTAACGACGCTTCAGCATTCAAAACGTTTGCTATTTTTTTTCTGGTGTATATGCCTGATCTGATTGCCGGACAGATTCGGTATTCTATTCCCGAGGAATTGGAGCAGGATACTTTTATCGGGAACATCGCTAGAGATTTGGAACTGAACGTACGGCAACTGTCAGCTCGCAAATTTCGGCTGGCCTCTGATAACGGAAAGCAGTACCTGAAGGTCAATTTGGATAATGGGGTCTTATCCATTCGTGAAAGAATCAACAGAGAGTATATTTGTGGATCAGTCGCTACGTGTGTTCTTCCTTTCGAAATAGTAATAGAAAATCCTTTCGAGATGTATCGTGGTGAAGTGGAGATCCTGGATATAAACGATAATTCCCCCAGATTCGCGGATAATACCATTTCCCTACAGATGGCCGAATCAATTGCACCGGGGGTATCTTTCCCCCTGGAGAGTGCGCAAGATCCGGACACTGGAATAAACACAGTCGCAGCTTACACAATTAGTCCCAATGAGCACTTCGGCCTAAACATGCAAACAACAGAAGATGGGCTTAAAATTGCCGAGCTGTTGTTGGAGAAACCTCTGGATCGTGAGCAGCAGTCGTCCTATCAGCTGATGTTGACGGCGACTGATGGTGGGAGCCCTCAAAGATCCGGCACAGTTCAGATTCTCATTACAGTGCTGGACAGTAACGATAACCCCCCTGTATTCGACCGTGCGATTTACCGGAGCAGCTTAACAGAAAACGCACCCCGGGGTACCTTGGTGATTAAGGTCAATGCTAATGATCTGGACGATGGTCCAAATGCTGAGGTAACATACTCCTTCAGCAAACTTGCTTCGTCAGCAGTGCGCGAATTATTCAGTTTGGACCCACAGACCGGGGAGATTAGAGTTGAAAGAACACTCGATTTTGAAAAGACGAAGAGTTACTCGCTTGATATACAAGCTGTGGACAACGGTTCACCTGCAATTGCGGGACATTCGAAAGTCCTCATCAAGGTAACTGATGTAAACGACAACGCCCCGGAGATAAAGGTGACATCCGTGTCAACGACGGTTGCCGAAGATGCAGGTCCAGGAACTTTGATATCTTtgatcaatgtgattgacgaggaTTCTGGTGAAAACGGACAGGTTCACTGTCAAATTCCAAAGAATATCCCGTTTAAGCTTCAATCCTCTTCCAGTAACCATTATAAGTTGATCACCAGTGGCATGCTGGATCGGGAAACCGTCTCCATGTATAACATACATGTTTTAGCCAGCGATTCGGCGTCTCCTCCGCTTTCAACAAATAAAACCATCCATGTTTCAGTATCTGACATAAATGATAACGCACCCCGATTTATGCAAATGTTGTACACTGTGTACGTGATGGAGAACAATTTGCCTGGTGCTTCTGTTTTTGCAGTTACTGCTCTGGATCTAGACACGGATCAAAATTCCTTTGTTTCCTATGCCATGGAGGCGGGTACGATCCAAGGTCTGCCAGCGTCTTCTATCATCAGCGTTAACTCCAATAATGGGGACATTTATGCGCTGCTCTCTTTCGACTACGAGCAACTGAAGAACTTCCAGATCCAAGTCCAAGCCCGAGACGCTGGCGTTCCCTCTCTGAGTAGCAGCGCAGCATTGAATGTGATCATCCTGGATCAAAATGACAATGCTCCAGTCATTGTTTCACCTTCAGCACAGAGCGGATCAGCAGCAGTGGAGATTGTGCCTCAGTCAGCGGGTCAGGGCTACTTGGTCACCCAGATAGTCGCAACTGATGCTGATTCTGGTCAGAACTCACGGCTCCACTATCAGGTGCTGAAAGCCACTGATCCCAGTTTGTTCAGCGTGGGACTGAACTCTGGAGAAATCAGAACTGCCCGAAGAATTTTGGAGAAGGATGCCTCCACCCAGAGCCTCGTGATCTTGGTGAAGGATAATGGACAGCCGAGTCTCTCCAGCACGGTTACAATCCTTTTTTCAATGTTGGCCAACGTCAGTGAAAGATTCTCTGAAAGTAGCAACTTGATCAGAAATCCTGAATATGCCACTGATTTAAATCTCTATTTAATTATCGCTTTGGGTTCAACCACATTAATATTTCTTGTGACTATAATTTTCCTGGTTGGCATCAAGTGTAAACAGGACAGAAATATTATTGAAGGCTACAACTCCCCATTAtgttgctgcagaggggaggattCAAATTATATGTATGCTGAAAGACAGGGACGAATGGACGACTTGAATTATACTGGTGTTGGCGAAATAGCTGCTGAACCTTATCATTATACGGTTTGTTTATCTCCGGAATCTTCCAAAACAGATTTTCTGTTCTTGAAGCCTTATATTTCACCATTGCCTCAAGAGAAATGTTAG